AAAAGTAAAGAAAAACAAATTATCCTGGAGACCCAGGATAAAGCTTTAACGATCATTGAACAAGCTAAAATGGAGGCGGCTAATCGTCATAAAGAAGTAACCGAAATACAAGCTAGATTAGAACAAAGAGAAAACACTTTCTCCCAAAAACTACTTGAACTCCAAGACAAACAACAAGCTCTTTATGATAAGATCGCCAAAATAGAAGAGACCAAAGAAAAGATTAAAAAGATCCAAGAAGAACAAACCGCGGCTTTAGAAAAAATAGCCGGCATGAGTAAAGAAGAAGCCCAAGAGACTTTGTTGAAAAAAGTTGAAAACGTTAGCAAGGAAGCTTTGGAATCTCGCTTAAAGAAAATGGACCAAGAAACCAGCGAAGCGATTGATGAAAAAACTCGCGAAATGGTCTCAGCCTCCATGCAAAGACTATCCTCTAACTTTATCACCGAACTTACCACCACTACCGTTGACCTACCCAGTGATGACATGAAAGGCAGAATTATCGGGAAAGAAGGTAGGAATATTAAATCAATAGAACAATTAACCGGCGTGGAAATTATTGTAGACGATACACCTAACGCCATTACCATCTCCGGTTTTTCAGCCATTAGACGACATATTGCCAAAAAAGCTTTAGAATATTTAATTAAAGACGGACGTATTCACCCTGGAAAAATTGAAGACGCGGTAGAGCAGGCTAAAAAAGAATTAGCACTGGATATTAAAAAAGCCGGTGAAGAAGCTTTATATGAACTGGGTATTACCGGCTTTGATCCTAAACTGGTACAGATTATCGGGCGACTTAAATACCGTACTAGCTACGGACAAAACGCCCTAAAGCACGCAGTGGAAGTTGCTCACTTAAGCGGCCTCTTAGCCGAAAGCCTGGGCGCTGATACAAGCATAGCTAAAAAAGGCGGACTATTACATGACATCGGTAAAGCCATAGATCATGAAGTAAAAGGTTCTCATCCGGAAATCGGTGGGCAAATTGCCCGTAAATTCGGCTTAAGCCAAGAAATTATTAACCCAATTGAAAAACACCATGATGATAGACCAGAAGATCTAATCACTGTTATTGTTAAAGTAGCAGACGCCATTTCATCTTCCAGACCAGGCGCCAGACACGACAGCTTTGAACAATATGTCCAAAGACTAGAAGAACTCGAAAAAATTACCCAATCATTTGTTGGAGTAGAAAAGGTCTACGCTATTCAAGCCGGTAGGGAAATCCGAGTATTTGTTAAACCTGAAGAGGTTAGCGATATGACTGCCAGAGAACTAGCTAGAGATATTGCCAAGAAAATTGAACAAGAAATGACTTATCCGGGAGAAATTAAGGTAAATCTTCTAAGAGAAACCAGAGTTATTGAATATGCTCGTTAATTAAACAGTAAATAAGCCAAGGAATGTTATCTATGAATCATAAAATCTTAATAAATAAATATGGCTATAAAAAGGCTAAAGTAAGCCATTATATTAATGCCTCTTTACAGACAAAAAAATCTGTGCTATAATTAAACAATAGCTCAATATGCACCTCTTCTCTTTTTTTAGACGAAACAAGGCCAAGGAAAATATTAATAATCTTGATCAACAGCTGGTTTTCCATTTGTCCAAGTCAAGAATCCCAAGCCTCAAACAACTAAAATATCTTAGAACTTACTTAAGCTCAAAAGAAAAATTGTTGCTTAATTTTTGTCTTGTCTTAGTTTTAGTAAGCTTAGGTTATCTGGGAATTAAAACCTACCTTAATGCCACCGAACTGACTCCAAAAAACGGCGGTAGATATACCGAGGGTATTGTTGGTAATCCACAATACATTAATCCCCTATATAGCTTGCTTAACCCAACCGACGCCGACCTGGAAAGACTGATGTTCTCTCGTTTATTTACCACTAACGAAAACGGAGCTACCATACCTGAATTAGCCTCTTCTTTGGAGGTTTCCGAAGATGAGAAAACTTATACCATTACCTTAAAAAATGCTCTGTGGCACACCGGCGACGCCTTAACAGCTGATGACGTTGTCTTTACTTTTGAAAGAATACAAGACCCAAGCTACCATTCTCCACTACGTAATCGTTTTGCCGGAGTAAGTATTGAAAAGCTTGAAGATAATAAAGTTGCCTTTACTCTAAGAGAGCCCTTTGGAAGATTCCCGTCTCTACTTAATTTCGGTATTATGCCGAAAATAATCTGGGAAAGCACTAATCCGGAAACAGTTACTTTAGCGGAATACAATATAAAACCTATCGGCTCAGGACCATATCGTTTTAAAGTCTTAACTAAAACAAAGTCAGGTACCATCCGTTCTTACACTTTGGAAAGAAACCCGGACTATTATGAACAATCTCCTTATATTGATGAAATAGTCTTTAAGTTTTTCCCAAGCGGACAAGAAATGGTGGCAGCCCTAAATAACGGACAAATAAACGGAGTAGCTTCTTTACCACCAGAATTAAGAAATTCCTTAATTGCTCCCAATACCCTAACAACCCAAACAATTGCTCTACCAGAGTTAACAGGAGTTTTCTTTAATACTAAATCAGCCGCTCCTTCGGGACAATCTTTAGTTAGAAGAGCCTTGAGAATGGCGATTCCAAGAGAAACTATTCTTAATAACCTAAGCGATGAAACATATGGTTTAACCGCTACTGGACCCCTACCTCCCTATTATCCCGGAGCTCGTTTTGACTCAGGAGAAGATAGACAAAGAGCAGAAGAAATTCTAAAAGAAGACGGCTGGATAGCGGTTGAAATAAAAGGAGAGGGTAATGAGCAAGAAGGAACAGAAGGAGAAGAAGAACAAACTGAAGAAACTTCTTCACCAACCACCGATGAACAATCTGAAGGAGAAGGAGAAGGAGAAGTTGAAAACGAAACTGAAGGAGAAGAAAATAACTCTTCTGATTCTTCTACACAAACCCCCCAAACAATACCTGAAAAAGACAGATTGGGCGAAGGACGATGGCTAGTTAAGGGAGATAAGGCTTTAATTGTTAGGCTAGTAGCTCCAGAAAACCTTGAAAAGGCCGCTGAAGAAGTGGCGATGGCTTGGGAGTCGCTAGGAATAAAGACCGAAATAACCCTAAGATCTGAAGAGGTAATTAAAGAAACTATTATCCCCAACAGGCAGTTTGATGCTCTGTTAATTACCCAAAGCTTGCCCGGTGGAGATATTTATCCCCTCTGGCATTCAGCCGCCGCTGTACAGTTAACTGGTTTAAGTAATGAAACTATTGATACTCTTTTAGAAGAGGCTCGCTTAACCGGACATATTGAAGCTATGGCAGAAAGATACGGCAAGCTCCAAGATATCTTTGAGGAAGAAGCTCCCCTTATTCCCCTATACTGGCAAGCCCATGGTTATCTTCAACCCAAGAAACTTAAAGGTTTTAACCGAAACTTTATGCTGGGTAGAGCAGATAGATTTAATCAAATAACAAATTGGCATCTTAACCAAAAAAGAATTAGAAGCTTAGCAGATTAAAATTACTTTAAAAAAACAATAGCCGAAGTGGCGGAATTGGTAGACGCGCAGCG
This genomic window from Patescibacteria group bacterium contains:
- the rny gene encoding ribonuclease Y — encoded protein: MPYLIYGGIALLSLALGYWLRKQRALSETNSAELRAEKIITEAKSKEKQIILETQDKALTIIEQAKMEAANRHKEVTEIQARLEQRENTFSQKLLELQDKQQALYDKIAKIEETKEKIKKIQEEQTAALEKIAGMSKEEAQETLLKKVENVSKEALESRLKKMDQETSEAIDEKTREMVSASMQRLSSNFITELTTTTVDLPSDDMKGRIIGKEGRNIKSIEQLTGVEIIVDDTPNAITISGFSAIRRHIAKKALEYLIKDGRIHPGKIEDAVEQAKKELALDIKKAGEEALYELGITGFDPKLVQIIGRLKYRTSYGQNALKHAVEVAHLSGLLAESLGADTSIAKKGGLLHDIGKAIDHEVKGSHPEIGGQIARKFGLSQEIINPIEKHHDDRPEDLITVIVKVADAISSSRPGARHDSFEQYVQRLEELEKITQSFVGVEKVYAIQAGREIRVFVKPEEVSDMTARELARDIAKKIEQEMTYPGEIKVNLLRETRVIEYAR
- a CDS encoding ABC transporter substrate-binding protein, which encodes MHLFSFFRRNKAKENINNLDQQLVFHLSKSRIPSLKQLKYLRTYLSSKEKLLLNFCLVLVLVSLGYLGIKTYLNATELTPKNGGRYTEGIVGNPQYINPLYSLLNPTDADLERLMFSRLFTTNENGATIPELASSLEVSEDEKTYTITLKNALWHTGDALTADDVVFTFERIQDPSYHSPLRNRFAGVSIEKLEDNKVAFTLREPFGRFPSLLNFGIMPKIIWESTNPETVTLAEYNIKPIGSGPYRFKVLTKTKSGTIRSYTLERNPDYYEQSPYIDEIVFKFFPSGQEMVAALNNGQINGVASLPPELRNSLIAPNTLTTQTIALPELTGVFFNTKSAAPSGQSLVRRALRMAIPRETILNNLSDETYGLTATGPLPPYYPGARFDSGEDRQRAEEILKEDGWIAVEIKGEGNEQEGTEGEEEQTEETSSPTTDEQSEGEGEGEVENETEGEENNSSDSSTQTPQTIPEKDRLGEGRWLVKGDKALIVRLVAPENLEKAAEEVAMAWESLGIKTEITLRSEEVIKETIIPNRQFDALLITQSLPGGDIYPLWHSAAAVQLTGLSNETIDTLLEEARLTGHIEAMAERYGKLQDIFEEEAPLIPLYWQAHGYLQPKKLKGFNRNFMLGRADRFNQITNWHLNQKRIRSLAD